In Alloyangia pacifica, the following proteins share a genomic window:
- the hisC gene encoding histidinol-phosphate transaminase — MAGIEPQPGIMDIELYVGGASHVAGVSNVIKLSSNENPFGPSPAAQEAVRRVVHEMHRYPSSDHTALREAIGETWGLDPQRIICGAGSDEIIAFLCQAYAGPGTEVIHTEHGFAMHKISAMAAGATPVEVAEQDRVVNVDNILAACTERTRLVFVANPANPTGTMIGLAELERLANGIPETALLVIDSAYAEYVEGYDGGAKLATDRPNVFMTRTFSKLYGLGGMRIGWGYGPQAIIDVLNRIRGPFNVAALTLTAAEASIRDTAYVEKCRAENARMRAWLSEALAEHGVSSDASTANFILARFGSQAEAEACDAYLQSQGVLVRRTTGYGLPQALRITVGDEASCRRVAHLVGQFKAGAR; from the coding sequence ATGGCTGGCATCGAACCGCAACCCGGCATCATGGACATCGAGCTCTACGTGGGTGGTGCGTCGCATGTGGCGGGCGTCTCGAACGTCATCAAGCTCAGCTCCAACGAGAACCCTTTCGGCCCCTCCCCGGCGGCGCAGGAGGCGGTCCGGCGCGTGGTGCACGAAATGCATCGCTATCCTTCCTCGGACCACACCGCCCTGCGCGAGGCCATCGGCGAGACCTGGGGCCTCGACCCGCAGCGGATCATCTGCGGCGCCGGCTCGGACGAGATCATCGCCTTCCTCTGCCAGGCCTATGCCGGGCCGGGCACCGAGGTGATCCACACCGAACACGGCTTTGCCATGCACAAGATCTCGGCTATGGCCGCCGGCGCGACCCCCGTCGAGGTGGCCGAGCAGGATCGCGTGGTCAACGTCGACAACATCCTCGCCGCCTGCACCGAGCGCACCCGGCTGGTGTTCGTCGCCAACCCCGCCAACCCCACCGGCACGATGATCGGCCTCGCCGAGCTCGAACGGCTGGCGAACGGCATTCCCGAGACCGCGCTGCTGGTGATCGACAGCGCCTATGCGGAATACGTCGAGGGCTACGATGGCGGCGCCAAGCTCGCCACCGACCGGCCCAACGTCTTCATGACCCGCACCTTCTCGAAACTCTACGGGCTTGGCGGCATGCGCATCGGCTGGGGTTACGGCCCGCAGGCGATCATCGACGTTCTGAACCGCATCCGCGGCCCGTTCAACGTCGCCGCCCTGACGCTGACCGCTGCCGAGGCCTCGATCCGCGACACCGCCTACGTCGAGAAGTGCCGCGCGGAAAACGCTCGCATGCGCGCTTGGCTGAGCGAGGCGCTGGCCGAGCACGGCGTGTCGTCGGATGCGTCCACCGCGAACTTCATCCTCGCACGCTTCGGATCGCAGGCCGAGGCCGAGGCCTGCGACGCCTACCTGCAGTCGCAGGGCGTTCTGGTGCGCCGCACCACCGGCTACGGGCTGCCGCAGGCGCTGCGTATCACCGTGGGCGACGAGGCGTCGTGCCGCCGCGTGGCGCATCTGGTGGGGCAGTTCAAGGCCGGCGCCCGATGA
- the pncB gene encoding nicotinate phosphoribosyltransferase, whose protein sequence is MEIATRVWNHRWKIDPIVRSLIDTDFYKLLMCQSVFHNRRDTQVTFSLINRSSNVPLAKLIDEGELREQLDHIRSLSLSRGESTWLRGNTFYGKRQMFRSDFMEWFETLRLPPYFLERVGDQYELTFEGSWPEVMLWEIPALAVLMELRGRAVLNHMGKFELQVLYARAATKLWEKIERLRQQPGLKIADFGTRRRHSFLWQDWCVQAMVEGLGDGFTGTSNCLIAKNRDLEAIGTNAHELPMVYAALAEDDAALARAPYDVLADWHREHDGNLRMILPDTYGTEGFLRNAPDWLAGWTGIRIDSGDPETGAEIAIRWWQERGEDPREKLVIFSDGLDEEKILELYHKFAGRVRVSFGWGTLLTNDFRGLTPDDRLAPFSLVCKAISANGKPTVKLSDNPNKAMGPADEIARYKRVFEVGEQERHEVVV, encoded by the coding sequence GTGGAAATCGCGACCCGAGTCTGGAACCACCGCTGGAAGATCGACCCGATCGTCCGGTCGCTGATCGATACCGATTTCTACAAGCTGCTGATGTGCCAGTCGGTCTTTCACAACCGGCGTGACACCCAAGTCACCTTCAGCCTGATCAACCGCTCCAGCAACGTGCCGCTGGCCAAGCTGATCGACGAGGGCGAGCTGCGCGAACAGCTCGACCACATCCGCTCGCTCAGCCTGTCACGCGGGGAAAGCACCTGGCTGCGCGGCAACACCTTCTACGGCAAGCGGCAGATGTTCCGTTCCGACTTCATGGAGTGGTTCGAGACCCTGCGCCTGCCGCCCTATTTTCTCGAACGCGTCGGCGACCAGTACGAGCTGACCTTCGAGGGCAGCTGGCCCGAGGTCATGTTGTGGGAGATCCCGGCGCTCGCCGTGCTGATGGAGTTGCGCGGCCGCGCCGTGCTCAACCACATGGGCAAGTTCGAGTTGCAGGTGCTCTATGCCCGCGCCGCCACCAAGCTCTGGGAGAAGATCGAGCGGCTGCGGCAGCAGCCCGGCCTCAAGATAGCCGATTTCGGCACCCGCCGCCGCCACAGCTTCCTGTGGCAGGACTGGTGCGTGCAGGCGATGGTCGAGGGTCTGGGCGACGGGTTCACCGGCACCTCCAACTGCCTGATCGCCAAGAACCGCGATCTCGAGGCCATCGGCACCAATGCCCACGAGCTGCCCATGGTCTACGCCGCGCTCGCCGAGGATGACGCGGCGCTGGCCCGCGCGCCCTATGATGTTCTGGCCGACTGGCACCGCGAGCACGACGGCAACCTCCGGATGATCCTGCCCGACACCTATGGCACCGAAGGCTTCCTGAGGAATGCCCCGGACTGGCTGGCTGGCTGGACCGGCATCCGGATCGACAGCGGCGATCCCGAGACCGGCGCCGAGATCGCCATCCGCTGGTGGCAGGAGCGCGGCGAAGACCCGCGCGAGAAGCTGGTGATCTTCTCGGACGGACTCGACGAAGAAAAGATCCTCGAACTCTACCACAAGTTCGCGGGCCGGGTGCGGGTCTCCTTCGGCTGGGGCACGCTGCTGACCAACGATTTCCGCGGCCTCACGCCCGACGACCGGCTGGCGCCCTTCAGCCTCGTCTGCAAGGCAATCAGCGCCAACGGCAAGCCAACGGTGAAGCTCTCGGACAACCCCAACAAGGCGATGGGTCCGGCGGATGAGATCGCCCGCTACAAACGGGTCTTCGAGGTCGGTGAGCAGGAGCGCCACGAGGTCGTCGTCTAG
- the pncA gene encoding bifunctional nicotinamidase/pyrazinamidase — MHALIVIDVQTDFCPGGALAVPGGDEIVAPINALMDEADAVVLTQDWHPAGHSSFASAHPGKAPYDLTEMPYGAQVLWPDHCVIGSPGAAFHPALNTDRADLIIRKGHNPAIDSYSAFFENDRRTPTGLEGYLRTRGVERLTLVGLATDFCVTYSALDAAKLDFAVTVREDLCRAIDFDGSLSAARAGMNGAGVKLSRAA; from the coding sequence ATGCACGCGCTCATCGTCATCGACGTCCAGACCGATTTCTGCCCCGGTGGGGCGCTTGCCGTGCCCGGCGGCGACGAGATCGTCGCCCCGATCAACGCGCTGATGGACGAGGCCGACGCGGTGGTGCTGACCCAGGACTGGCACCCGGCCGGGCATTCGTCCTTTGCCAGCGCCCACCCGGGCAAGGCGCCCTATGATCTGACCGAGATGCCTTATGGCGCGCAGGTGCTCTGGCCCGACCATTGCGTCATCGGCAGCCCCGGCGCGGCGTTTCACCCGGCGCTGAACACCGACCGCGCCGATCTTATCATCCGCAAGGGCCACAACCCGGCGATCGACAGCTACTCGGCCTTTTTCGAGAACGACCGCCGCACGCCCACCGGGCTCGAGGGCTACCTGCGGACGCGGGGAGTCGAGCGGCTGACGCTCGTCGGCCTCGCCACGGATTTCTGCGTGACCTACTCGGCTCTGGATGCGGCGAAACTCGATTTCGCTGTAACCGTGCGCGAGGATCTCTGCCGTGCCATCGACTTCGACGGCTCGCTTTCGGCCGCCCGAGCGGGCATGAACGGCGCCGGCGTGAAGCTCTCGCGCGCCGCCTGA
- the trhO gene encoding oxygen-dependent tRNA uridine(34) hydroxylase TrhO, translated as MFTVCALYHFIRFDDPAVLRGPLLDLCLANSVTGTLLLAGEGINGTIAGPRAGVDAVLAHIRALPGCADLEWKVSEAAERPFARMKVRLKKEIVTMGQPGVDPRASVGHYVAPADWNDLIRSPDVAVIDTRNDYEIAIGTFEGAVDPQTATFREFPEWWAQNKDRFHNKRIAMFCTGGIRCEKSTNYLLSQGVEEVYHLKGGILKYLEEVPEEDSSWQGSCFVFDGRVSVGHGLREGPHELCHACRRPILPEDRARPDYEEGVSCHQCVAETSDEDKARFRERQKQIALAKARGERHLHADTPGEGL; from the coding sequence ATGTTCACAGTCTGCGCCCTCTACCACTTCATCCGCTTCGACGATCCCGCTGTCCTGCGCGGACCGCTTCTGGACCTGTGCCTCGCCAATTCGGTCACCGGCACGCTGTTGCTGGCCGGCGAGGGGATCAACGGCACCATCGCCGGCCCGCGCGCCGGGGTCGATGCGGTGCTCGCGCATATCCGCGCGCTGCCCGGCTGCGCCGATCTGGAATGGAAGGTCTCCGAGGCCGCCGAGCGCCCCTTCGCCCGCATGAAGGTGCGGCTGAAGAAGGAAATCGTCACCATGGGTCAGCCCGGTGTCGATCCGCGCGCCAGCGTCGGCCATTACGTGGCGCCGGCCGACTGGAATGATCTGATCCGCTCGCCCGACGTGGCGGTGATCGACACGCGCAACGATTACGAGATCGCCATCGGCACTTTCGAGGGGGCGGTCGATCCGCAGACCGCCACGTTCCGCGAGTTCCCCGAGTGGTGGGCGCAGAACAAGGACCGCTTCCACAACAAGCGCATCGCTATGTTCTGCACCGGCGGCATCCGCTGCGAGAAGTCGACGAACTACCTGCTGAGCCAGGGCGTCGAGGAGGTCTATCACCTCAAGGGCGGCATCCTGAAATACCTCGAGGAGGTGCCCGAGGAAGACAGCAGCTGGCAGGGCAGCTGCTTCGTCTTCGACGGCCGCGTCTCGGTCGGGCACGGGCTGCGCGAAGGCCCGCACGAGCTCTGCCATGCCTGCCGCCGGCCGATCCTGCCCGAGGACCGCGCCCGCCCCGACTACGAGGAAGGTGTCTCGTGCCACCAGTGCGTTGCCGAGACCTCGGACGAGGACAAGGCGCGCTTCCGCGAGCGGCAGAAGCAGATCGCCCTCGCCAAGGCGCGCGGTGAGCGCCACCTGCATGCGGATACGCCGGGCGAAGGGCTGTAA
- the fliP gene encoding flagellar type III secretion system pore protein FliP (The bacterial flagellar biogenesis protein FliP forms a type III secretion system (T3SS)-type pore required for flagellar assembly.) — MCSRRHVCRLAARRLGRAGLGAGLALLNLLPGAAAAQQVSVDFGAGGSVAAVSLQLIALVTLLSLAPGIAVMVTCFPFIVTVLAILRQALGLQQSPPNMLIVSLALLLTFFVMEPTFTTAWEQGIEPLLDERIELAEATERTLAPFRGFMAARCDPATFETMAELRPETEDTSLAPDAPLSLLVPSFMLSEIARAFQVGFLIFLPFLIIDLVVAAVLMSMGMMMVPPAIVSLPFKLAFFVIADGWSLLSGALVRSYF; from the coding sequence ATGTGCAGCCGCCGCCACGTCTGCCGTCTCGCCGCGCGCCGCCTTGGGCGAGCGGGTCTCGGCGCGGGTCTTGCGTTGCTCAACCTGCTGCCGGGCGCCGCGGCGGCGCAGCAGGTCTCGGTGGATTTCGGCGCGGGTGGCTCGGTCGCCGCGGTCAGCCTGCAACTGATCGCGCTGGTCACCCTGCTCAGCCTGGCGCCCGGAATCGCGGTGATGGTGACCTGTTTTCCCTTCATCGTCACCGTGCTGGCGATCTTGCGTCAGGCCCTGGGGCTGCAGCAGTCGCCGCCGAACATGCTGATCGTCAGCCTCGCGCTGCTTCTCACATTTTTCGTCATGGAGCCCACCTTCACCACTGCATGGGAGCAGGGAATCGAGCCGCTGCTCGACGAGCGCATCGAACTGGCCGAGGCGACCGAGCGCACACTCGCGCCGTTCCGGGGCTTCATGGCGGCGCGCTGCGATCCGGCGACCTTCGAGACCATGGCCGAGCTGCGACCGGAAACGGAGGACACGTCGCTCGCACCCGACGCCCCGCTGTCGCTGCTGGTGCCGAGCTTCATGCTTTCGGAGATCGCCCGCGCCTTCCAGGTGGGCTTCCTGATCTTCCTGCCCTTCCTGATCATCGACCTTGTGGTGGCGGCGGTGCTGATGTCGATGGGCATGATGATGGTCCCCCCGGCCATCGTCTCACTCCCCTTCAAGCTCGCCTTCTTCGTCATCGCCGACGGCTGGTCGCTGCTCTCGGGCGCCTTGGTGCGAAGCTATTTCTGA
- a CDS encoding FliM/FliN family flagellar motor switch protein produces the protein MDERAEDGSPAGGGARSTAFTSVPIEITVSVGRARPLVRELLKLGEGSVLTLDRRLEDPVELYVGDKLIGTGALEVTGEGETAQLAVRLLEVMDIQSPG, from the coding sequence ATGGATGAGAGAGCCGAAGATGGCAGCCCCGCCGGGGGTGGCGCGCGCAGCACCGCCTTCACCTCTGTGCCGATCGAGATCACCGTTTCGGTCGGGCGTGCCCGCCCGCTTGTACGCGAGCTTCTGAAGCTTGGCGAAGGCTCGGTGCTGACCCTCGATCGCCGGCTCGAGGACCCGGTCGAGCTCTACGTTGGCGACAAGCTGATTGGCACCGGCGCGCTGGAGGTCACCGGGGAGGGCGAAACCGCGCAGCTCGCAGTGCGCCTGCTCGAGGTGATGGACATCCAGAGCCCGGGCTGA
- a CDS encoding ABC transporter ATP-binding protein — MSDLRNFLEDFSRRPPRPEVTAAESGTEQVDALKLEAFDSGYRAGWDDAITAQSEESGRIASDFSQNLQDLSFTYNEAYRQMLDAVTPLLEEMLRALLPRLLHETLGLHLREQLSAMAQEIARREVLIAVAPGTSARVAPLLDQDFGFPLRLEEDETLAEGQADLRFGETERQIDMTGLLEEVTRAVEGFAHDTRRSAAHG, encoded by the coding sequence GTGAGCGACCTGCGCAATTTTCTCGAAGATTTCTCGCGCCGCCCCCCGAGGCCCGAGGTGACAGCGGCCGAATCGGGCACGGAGCAGGTCGACGCGCTGAAACTGGAGGCCTTCGATTCCGGCTACCGCGCAGGCTGGGACGACGCGATCACGGCGCAATCCGAGGAATCCGGCCGGATCGCCAGCGATTTCTCGCAGAACCTCCAGGATCTCTCCTTCACCTACAACGAGGCCTACCGGCAGATGCTCGACGCGGTGACGCCGCTGCTCGAGGAAATGCTACGGGCGTTGCTGCCCCGGCTGCTGCACGAGACCCTCGGACTGCACCTGCGCGAACAGCTGAGCGCCATGGCGCAGGAGATCGCGCGGCGCGAGGTGCTGATCGCCGTGGCCCCGGGCACCTCGGCACGGGTCGCCCCCCTGCTCGACCAGGACTTCGGCTTTCCGCTGCGGCTCGAGGAGGACGAGACCTTGGCCGAAGGGCAGGCCGACCTGCGCTTCGGCGAGACCGAACGACAGATCGACATGACCGGCCTTCTCGAGGAAGTGACCCGTGCGGTCGAGGGATTCGCCCATGACACCCGGAGGAGTGCAGCACATGGATGA
- the fliF gene encoding flagellar basal-body MS-ring/collar protein FliF: protein MQQLATVWNTLTPRRRAVALGATLAMILAVFGLARVASAPPMSLLYAGLENGAAGEVVEALESRGIPFEVRGGAIFVPDAQRDALRMTLASEGLPANSTQGYELLDTLSGFGTTSQMFDAAYWRAKEGELARTIVASPLIAAARVHIANSSANPFQREVTPSASISVTVAGPAITPAQARALKYLVASAVPGLVPEEVAVIDSLAGLIGSEDEPGSGRSAEDRALALRDRVQRLMEARVGSGNAVVEVSVDTVTESESIRERRFDPEGRVAISTDTEEESNSDQNSGSPNVTVASNLPDGEAGGNQSSSSQSSETRERVNYEVSETLREITRVPGAVRRLTVAVLVNGRFETATDGTQTFVPLPDAELAALRDLVASAVGFDEARGDEITLRSLPFERPEGLGTGPIEPSWVSMPLDPMTLIQLGVLAGVALILGLFVVRPILAGKGAAAPLALPGAGSAPEALSGEIEEDDGFAPLASLGSGPDFGGLGMVDFDSPAEEDPVDRLRALIEERKTETVEILRSWLDEKEEAK, encoded by the coding sequence TTGCAGCAGCTCGCGACAGTCTGGAACACGCTCACCCCGCGCCGCCGCGCGGTGGCCCTCGGGGCCACGCTGGCGATGATACTGGCGGTTTTCGGGCTTGCCCGCGTTGCCAGTGCGCCGCCCATGTCACTGCTCTACGCCGGGCTCGAGAACGGCGCCGCTGGCGAGGTGGTCGAGGCGCTGGAATCGCGCGGCATCCCCTTCGAGGTGCGCGGCGGCGCGATCTTCGTGCCCGACGCACAGCGCGATGCGCTGCGTATGACCCTTGCCAGCGAGGGGCTGCCGGCGAACAGCACCCAAGGCTACGAGCTGCTTGATACCCTGTCCGGGTTCGGCACCACCTCGCAGATGTTCGATGCCGCCTACTGGCGCGCCAAGGAGGGGGAACTGGCGCGCACCATCGTCGCCAGCCCGCTCATCGCCGCAGCCCGCGTACACATCGCGAATTCCAGCGCGAATCCCTTCCAGCGGGAGGTCACGCCCTCCGCCTCGATCTCAGTCACCGTCGCTGGGCCGGCGATCACCCCGGCACAGGCGCGCGCGCTGAAATATCTCGTCGCCTCGGCCGTTCCCGGGCTCGTGCCCGAGGAGGTGGCGGTGATCGACAGCCTCGCCGGTCTCATCGGCAGCGAAGACGAGCCCGGCAGCGGCCGCAGCGCCGAAGACCGTGCGCTGGCGCTGCGCGACCGCGTGCAGCGCCTGATGGAGGCGCGGGTCGGCAGCGGGAACGCCGTGGTCGAGGTCAGCGTCGATACGGTGACCGAGAGCGAATCGATCCGAGAACGGCGCTTCGACCCCGAAGGCCGCGTCGCGATCTCGACCGACACCGAAGAAGAGAGCAACAGCGACCAGAACAGCGGCAGCCCGAATGTAACCGTCGCCTCGAACCTCCCGGACGGGGAGGCCGGAGGCAACCAGTCCTCCTCGAGCCAGAGCAGCGAGACGCGCGAACGGGTGAACTACGAGGTATCTGAAACTCTCCGCGAAATCACCCGCGTGCCCGGCGCTGTACGCCGCTTGACCGTCGCGGTGCTGGTCAATGGCCGGTTCGAGACCGCCACCGACGGCACGCAGACCTTCGTGCCCCTGCCCGACGCGGAGCTCGCGGCGCTGCGCGATCTCGTCGCCTCCGCCGTCGGCTTCGACGAGGCGCGTGGCGACGAGATCACCTTGCGTTCCTTGCCTTTCGAGCGACCCGAGGGCCTGGGGACCGGCCCCATAGAGCCGAGCTGGGTCTCCATGCCGCTCGACCCGATGACGTTGATCCAGCTCGGCGTGCTCGCCGGCGTCGCGCTCATCCTCGGGCTCTTCGTAGTGCGCCCGATTCTCGCCGGGAAGGGCGCTGCCGCGCCGCTTGCGCTTCCCGGCGCCGGCTCCGCACCTGAAGCGCTGAGCGGCGAAATCGAGGAGGACGACGGCTTCGCCCCGCTCGCCTCGCTGGGCAGCGGACCCGATTTCGGCGGGCTCGGCATGGTCGATTTCGATTCTCCCGCCGAGGAGGATCCTGTGGACCGCCTGCGCGCCCTCATCGAAGAGCGCAAGACCGAAACGGTAGAGATCCTGCGCAGCTGGCTCGATGAGAAGGAAGAGGCGAAGTGA
- a CDS encoding flagellar basal body-associated FliL family protein: MTDATADAAGEDDPPPKKATKLPLLIGLLLALLGAGGGFYAAFSGMLPFGGAAATGGAEGHGAEAETGHGATEAQGDGRGEAAGATAFIALPQIVASLGPVTSLHHLRFTAQLEVAPEQRAAVEALMPRILDVLNTYLRALESGDVEAQGALIRLRAQMLRRIQMVAGDEKVRDLLVTEFVLN; this comes from the coding sequence ATGACCGACGCCACCGCCGACGCGGCCGGCGAGGATGACCCGCCGCCGAAGAAAGCAACGAAACTTCCGCTTCTGATCGGGCTTTTGCTTGCTCTGCTCGGGGCTGGTGGCGGCTTCTACGCGGCTTTCTCGGGGATGCTTCCGTTTGGCGGCGCTGCTGCGACCGGCGGAGCCGAGGGCCATGGGGCGGAGGCGGAAACGGGGCACGGGGCGACGGAGGCGCAAGGCGACGGACGGGGCGAGGCCGCCGGGGCCACGGCATTCATCGCGTTGCCGCAGATCGTCGCCTCGCTTGGGCCGGTGACCTCCTTGCACCACCTGCGCTTCACCGCGCAGCTCGAGGTGGCACCGGAGCAGCGCGCCGCGGTCGAAGCGCTCATGCCGCGGATCCTCGACGTGCTGAACACCTATCTGCGCGCGCTGGAGTCGGGCGACGTTGAGGCGCAGGGCGCGCTCATCCGTCTGCGTGCCCAGATGCTGCGCCGCATCCAGATGGTCGCGGGAGACGAGAAGGTCCGCGATCTGCTGGTGACAGAATTTGTGCTGAATTGA
- a CDS encoding MotE family protein: MAAVFRKLIPGRGRGALGIISALMIVSAILRLGAGAAQALDNLPQDGAAEQEIMAGKGDKAAPADGADPIGTCMGEEDLAPALAALRAREADVAQRETDLRSRQQALQLAESTIDQKLAAMEETEQRLRATLAMAETAAEDDVAQLTQVYANMKPREAAAVFSQMEPDFAAGFLGRMRPDAAAAILSGMDPQVAYTISVMLAGRNANAPKN; the protein is encoded by the coding sequence ATGGCCGCCGTCTTTCGCAAGTTGATCCCTGGTCGCGGGCGCGGTGCCCTGGGGATCATCAGCGCCTTGATGATCGTGTCGGCCATCTTGCGGCTTGGTGCCGGTGCGGCGCAGGCGCTGGACAACCTGCCGCAGGACGGGGCGGCGGAGCAGGAGATCATGGCTGGCAAGGGGGACAAGGCAGCGCCGGCAGACGGGGCCGACCCAATTGGAACCTGTATGGGCGAGGAAGACCTCGCCCCGGCGCTTGCGGCGCTTCGGGCGCGCGAAGCCGATGTTGCACAGCGCGAGACCGACCTGCGCAGCCGTCAGCAGGCGCTGCAGCTGGCCGAAAGCACAATCGATCAGAAGCTGGCCGCGATGGAAGAAACCGAGCAGCGCCTGCGCGCCACCCTGGCCATGGCAGAGACCGCTGCCGAGGATGACGTCGCCCAGCTCACGCAGGTCTATGCCAACATGAAGCCGCGCGAAGCGGCGGCGGTTTTTTCGCAGATGGAGCCTGACTTCGCCGCGGGGTTCCTCGGGCGGATGCGCCCGGATGCCGCGGCCGCGATCCTTTCCGGAATGGACCCGCAGGTGGCCTATACGATCAGTGTCATGCTGGCAGGACGAAACGCCAACGCGCCGAAGAACTAG
- the trxC gene encoding thioredoxin TrxC, whose protein sequence is MVKLVCLECGQTNQAPQERLDAGPKCGTCGAALMDGKAHEIDADTLAKAIRTDEAPLVVDFWAPWCGPCRMMAPEFSKAAAALKGKARLVKLNTEQHQKAAAQFGIRGIPTLIAFGKGREAARQSGALPAAKIEAFALRSPEGR, encoded by the coding sequence ATGGTCAAGCTTGTCTGCCTTGAGTGTGGTCAGACCAACCAGGCTCCGCAAGAGCGTCTCGACGCTGGCCCCAAATGCGGCACGTGCGGCGCCGCGCTGATGGACGGAAAGGCGCACGAGATCGACGCCGACACGCTGGCCAAGGCGATCCGCACCGACGAAGCGCCGCTCGTGGTGGATTTCTGGGCGCCCTGGTGCGGCCCCTGCCGGATGATGGCGCCGGAATTCTCCAAGGCGGCCGCCGCGCTGAAGGGCAAGGCCCGGTTGGTCAAGTTGAATACCGAGCAGCACCAGAAGGCCGCGGCGCAATTCGGCATTCGCGGCATCCCCACGCTCATCGCTTTCGGCAAGGGGCGCGAGGCCGCGCGGCAATCCGGTGCGCTGCCCGCCGCGAAGATCGAGGCCTTTGCCCTGCGCTCTCCGGAAGGGCGCTGA
- a CDS encoding L,D-transpeptidase, which yields MITRRKFVATASAGALLAAAGPTSAFTLDPKFAPQPVRMRSDMQPGQILIMPRAHFLYFITAPGEALRYGVGVGKAGLEFTGEAVIQVKKEWPTWRPTNEMIEREPQTYAKFKDNDYVEPGGPGNPLGARALYLFQNGRDTFFRIHGTTQPGTIGRSVSNGCIRMINEHVIDLYQRVPVGTKVTVI from the coding sequence ATGATCACCCGTCGCAAATTCGTCGCCACGGCCAGCGCAGGGGCGCTTCTGGCCGCCGCAGGTCCGACGTCCGCCTTCACGCTCGATCCGAAATTCGCACCGCAGCCCGTGCGCATGCGCAGCGACATGCAGCCGGGGCAGATTCTGATCATGCCGCGCGCCCATTTCCTTTATTTCATCACCGCGCCAGGCGAGGCGCTGCGCTACGGCGTCGGCGTGGGCAAGGCGGGGCTGGAGTTCACCGGCGAGGCGGTCATCCAGGTCAAGAAGGAATGGCCGACATGGCGCCCGACCAACGAGATGATCGAGCGCGAGCCACAGACTTACGCCAAGTTCAAGGACAACGACTATGTAGAGCCCGGCGGCCCCGGCAACCCGCTGGGGGCGCGCGCGCTCTACCTGTTCCAGAACGGGCGCGATACGTTCTTCCGCATTCATGGCACGACGCAGCCCGGCACCATCGGCCGCTCGGTGTCGAACGGCTGCATCCGGATGATCAACGAGCACGTCATCGATCTCTACCAGCGGGTTCCCGTCGGCACGAAGGTGACGGTGATTTGA
- a CDS encoding arylesterase: MARSLTYGGFAPLSKAAACLAFLLAPLPASAMEILALGDSLTQGYGLPASDGLVPQLQSWLQARGHEVTVVNGGVSGDTTAGGLSRVAWSLTPEIDAMIVTLGGNDMMRGIDPATSRSNLDGILKEAQARDLPVLLVGMTAPGNFGPEYKAQFDSIYPELAETYDALFYADFFSGLREGGAAPANLGAVMQPDGIHPNAEGVKRVVAALGPSVEALIAEAGDR, encoded by the coding sequence ATGGCACGTTCACTGACATATGGGGGCTTTGCCCCGCTCAGCAAGGCTGCGGCCTGCCTTGCCTTTCTGCTCGCCCCCCTGCCCGCCTCGGCGATGGAGATCCTGGCCTTGGGCGACAGCCTGACCCAGGGTTACGGGCTGCCGGCGTCCGACGGGCTGGTGCCGCAGCTTCAGAGCTGGCTGCAGGCGCGGGGCCACGAGGTGACGGTGGTCAACGGCGGCGTGTCCGGCGACACGACGGCGGGTGGGCTGTCGCGCGTCGCCTGGTCGCTCACCCCTGAAATCGACGCGATGATCGTGACGCTGGGGGGCAACGACATGATGCGCGGGATCGATCCGGCCACCTCGCGCAGCAACCTCGATGGCATACTAAAGGAGGCGCAGGCCCGCGATCTTCCGGTGCTGCTGGTGGGGATGACCGCACCCGGCAATTTCGGACCAGAGTACAAGGCGCAGTTCGATTCGATCTACCCGGAACTGGCCGAAACCTATGACGCGCTGTTCTACGCGGATTTCTTTTCCGGGTTGCGCGAAGGCGGCGCGGCGCCGGCGAACCTTGGCGCGGTGATGCAGCCCGACGGCATTCATCCGAATGCAGAAGGGGTGAAACGGGTGGTTGCGGCGCTTGGCCCGAGCGTCGAGGCGCTGATCGCCGAAGCCGGGGACAGATAG